Within Limanda limanda chromosome 17, fLimLim1.1, whole genome shotgun sequence, the genomic segment GCACATGCAAATAGATAAAAGACATGCGCAGCAAATACTCACAATAATTGGATAATTTACTTTCTTTGTTGAGAATACTTgagaatatttgtgttttgttgtgagtatttggtcgTGTGGTGAGTATATGGTTGTGtggtgagtatttggttgtgtcaGGATTTTTTACATGTTGTGTAGTGAGCATTTGCCCAAtttatttgcttgtgttgtgagtatttggtggTAATGTAAAAAAGGGCCACCACTAAAATGTCATGAATTTAAAGATCCCAGAGCAGTCTGCATCTCATTACACAGAGCAGTATATCTATCAGTATAGATTTATTATAATGTACTGTGAGTTGCTCAGTGTGTTGTTGTACATGTCAACCATTGTTgaaacactgcaacacaacacaggacacaGTGAAAATAGAAGATACACATTGATCTTCTTACATCGAGCACACCTTGTGTATGCGTCTACTTCCTGGATAAATCAACGCATTTCAGTCTGTGTTGACTGGAAACTAGGCGGATTCTTTCGGGAACAACTCCAATTAGACACCGTTCATGTTCATACAGATACAAAGTGAacacatacattttatatagaCATCGGCCGATTTCAAAGTTGTTGGTTTAAAATACGGTGCGTTACTTTGTCGTTATTCAGAAGAACAGGTGCCTACCTGAGAGTGGCGCAGCTTGTGTTAGTACTTTATGTTCCGGGTACGAAGGTCAGTCTGACTCACCTGTTGTTTACCTGCGAGCTGATTCTCTGTTCgctgtcatggtgactggtgtgGGCCAGATAGCGAGCCAGATGTGGACTGATGTGGATCAGATGTGGACCAGATGTGGACCAGATAGTGAACTGATGGTCAGTATAAGCACTACTACAGACCACATTCCATAAAGTAAAAGATCCTgtcctgggttagggttagtggttTCACATCTGCCTTAACGCGGTGTATATGAATTTTTGAAATCAGACTTCTATCCTCATCATTGCatgtgaaaaaaacatctttaaatatttttaattcaaCTAAATATGCCTTAACCACGTTCTCTTATATTGACCTTGTGTATAAGTCGTATTCCTTAAAATCCCTACACCTGAGAAATAAGTGTGAGTtcatatattgttgtttttactttcGTCTTTTTCATGCTGTATGTTTCTTTGAGTTtagaaagtaaaatattaattttgttgtGTATTATTTCTCCTGAGGACTTGTGACGTTGACCTTTTCATACtttcaaaaatgtaataaatgtgtaTGACGTCATGCAATGCCTCTACGACTTGGAATCATTTGATTGGCTCAGCAGGGTGAGTGGGCGGCACCAGGCCTGTGCGGAAACGCTCGCTGACTGACAGCTGTGGTAACTAATCAACACATCGTAGTCCGCTGACGTCACACTTTTACCTACGTGGAAGCAGGAAGGGAACTTCCTCTCGCTCTTCCGGGTTGTTGGagtccctgcagcagctcttgttgttgttgttgaggcGGTGCGATGTCCGAGGATCCTGCGCTGAACCTCCGGGTGTCGGAGATCAGACACCCGGCGGGTCTGTTCGAGCGCTACAACACCGAGGAGATCCGCCGGATCGAGCGCAAAGTGCGCGGGGAGATCGAGCAGAAGAAGGAGGAGCTGAGGCAGATGGTCGGGGAGCGTTACCGGGACCTGATAGACGCCGCCGACACCATCGGAGAGATGAGGGAGTGCTCGGAGAGCGTGGTCCGGTCCGTCCAGGACATGCACCGGTACTGCCACAGCCTGAAGCAAGGCAACGCCGATGTGAGCAGCTGCAGACAGGAGGTGAACACTTAACTGGAATAACTTGATCTGATTCAAAGCACAGAGCGGATCACCAGACCCCATTAAAGAAAGTCACACGTCATTTACTACATACGTTACATCAAACCAATAACCTCTTTGATACCATTGCTGTACGTGCAGAGTGACTTAAACCCAAACCCTGAACAACTCGGGGGGACAGAGCACATTTATCCAGATCATGTCGATTTTACTTTAACTTCCACTCCTCGGTGGTGGGTTTCCTAGTCACAGCTATGAAACTTTGTTAAAACCATAAGACTATAAACGTCCTCAACAccggttgtgtgtctctgctgaacagagagaaactgaattCACTTGGTTTAAATCACGATCAGCTGATGATTCCTCAGGATGAATACAGATCATTAGTCTGATCGGACATTACTCTcatcaaattaattattatacAACTGTACATCACTatgttgtcttgtgtgtgtaaTTATGTCACTGCTAATATTCTGTCATATTTAATTCAAGACACCCACATTATCTAAAGTCGTTGTAGCCTgctatataaatgtgtgtgtgtgtgtgttgtagagcCAGAAGCAGTGGCAGTGGCAGGAGAAGTTCTACACCATGGCCTCCCAGATAAAGCTCCTCCTGGAGATCCCAGAGCGCATCTGGAGCGCCATGGAGGCTTCCCAGTACCTCCAGGCCACTCAGCTTTACCTGCTGTGTTGCCACCTGCacagtctgctgcagctggagactgCCACAGCGGGCCACTACAGCCCTGTCCTGGCCCGCTTCCCCATTCTGGTGCGGCAGGTGGCCACCACCGGACACTTCAGGTACTGGAGGTTTTCTTACTCTTACTTTTCAGGGATTTGTGGTTCTGAAGAAGAATCTCCACATGTGAAAGTTAGCGAAAGTGAGGTCATAGGTCAGTAAGCAGCTGGTCCTCCTGCAGGTCCACCATTCTGCTGGACAGCAGGTCTCTGCTGAGGGGCCGGGTGGTGTCCGACCAAGCCATTGCTGAGGCCCTGGTGTCTACCATGCTGCTGGAGGACAGCTCACCACGCCAGGCCCTGGCCGACTTCTTGCTGGCCCGGAAAGCCTCTATCCATCAACTGCTCAACCAACCACAGCATGGTATTCTACCATTTGCAATATGCAGTAAATGTACATGTGAATCAGTTCATGACCATGTTTATTTCTATCCAGGTGCGGGGATCAAGGCCCAGGTGTGCAGcttggtggagctgctggtcaCCACTTTGTTCCAGGCCTACGCCGTCTTCTACCTGCCCCCAGAGGGAAACCCCAGGCCAGGGGAGGGAGCCCTGAGCTGTGGCATGCTGTTCTCTATCCTGGAGAATGTTACCTCCGGCAGCCCTGCAGGTAAATAGCATGGACTTCCTGGATGCttggaaatgtttttgttatttcctTACTAAGAGTTGGAAGAGTTGGAAGAGTAAAAGTAACCACATCAGACTGGAGTGGTCCTTTTCAATCGTTGTCACTGTTTtagctcttcctcttcctataTTTATGAGCTTTTGTCATAGGCAGTACTCGTCTTAGCCAGACATGTTATATATTGTTATGTTCAGGATAATTCAATTGTTAATAATTCCTGTATACTGTTAACAGACCGTGCCCATCGCTGTAGCTTAATAAACAAAGCACTTTATGGTTGGCCTTATTCACCAGGACGGCAGAGCTGCCATGCAAGCAGCTGAGACACTTCAAAATGTGGACTTTCCATTATTGGAACAAATTAACCTGCTGAGATTGGACTAGCTACATCTGTAACTGTTTCCAAAtctctttttattgttgttttttccttttgtgaaGCTCTTTGTAACTTTGTTAAGAAAAGTGCTGTACAAGTAAAGcttgtaaatattaatattcatataatCAGGATGTGTTTTCAAGGCTTCTGATACAAAGTCTCCTCTGTTGATCTCCTCTCGCCGCTCAGCTAAAGTCAGGAAGGTGTTGCAGGAAGAGACGAGTACTGGCAGCTGGTTCAAGTACCTGCCTCCCTCCATCACTGATTTCCAGCCCGCCCTCCGCACCCTGGCTCAGCCAATCCAGAGAGAGCAGCTCCGGGACACACTGCAGCAGTGGATCAATACGTAAGGAGGctgcttgtctttttttttatatcagctGCTACCTGTGTCTCAGTCGTTTGACATTCAtgtcacacacaatcacacagagacactgaggacaGTTGTTTTTCTCATCACGCAGGAGACTCAGTCAGAcgcctgctcctcctgttctgACATGCATGCGTCATTAATGAAGTCAATGAATAGGATACAACTTTCAGTTTTCGATTGCTGTCACTCTTATGCAGCTTCGCAGATACATTGTCGGCCTCTGTGATGtctttacattcacatgcacagAGAAGCAGATCTTTATTCCACTTGTCCTCTGTTCTCAGGTTAATGCAAACTCACCGCTTAATTTATGTTCAACTGTTGATAAACTCAGTGTAACGTAGAGTCATTCCATCAGTGCATCAAAGCCGTGTCATAACTAATCATTCATTCAAAAATTACTTTCAATAATTACCACTCTTAAGCTGTTGTTCATAAACCTCAACACACCATACACAGAGGTTTCAGGGGTTTTACAAACATACCGATGACAACACTGTGGAAAGTGTCTGTTACCATCGTTTGTTGTAGTTTCAGGAGGCGCTGAGAACACGGCACACCTTCCTTCACGTACACTTTCATTTTGTGTCAACACGAGGgagcaaaaagagagagacaccgCACAGAGGGAGCAGAAGCCCAGCATCTACTGTAGCTGCCCTTGCATTGTTATCATTTACTGTTTGACCTACTTACTGTATGTGCAAACAGTGttaagcaaagagagagaaagagaaacttgCTGCAGATTGGGGAAAACATGCTCTCCCTCACAAGTCAGCGTCACATCTGTCACTGACAGTGGGGACATTACTTGGGCATACTTAATTAATGAGCATAGCttaacaacaaaataacaacattttaagCTTGTCGAGTGTATAAATACTTCTccggagaattgggtccagactctttctgcactttaaaaaaaaaagcataaccCAGGaggtagggctgctcaattaatcgaaatataatcgtgattacgattattgggtcaaacgatctccaaactagtataatcgagttgaaacgattatttggcatttttttctaaagagcgtgcatgcgcaattcagtccctccccggagcattcagcgcggccccgctgTCTGGCACTCACTCttaagcagctgtgaagtgaaggaggcgagttgtgtgtgtggggaccggcggtgtttaaaaaacagcgcgagtggaaaatggcagagggagggcagcccccGTGTGACCGACAGAAAGTGTAGAAAAAGTTcttcgaatccgacgagcagcagcaccacacagtgtagcggccgcgcTGCGGAGCGTCAACtctccagcgcgcagccgccGGCTGTTCACAACGGACCCGCGCGGAtcagctcgcgattctccgcttgttgttgtatggaacccgttcaatgtcagggttcgggggtaaattatgatggtcctcatagccccccccccccccactcctctctttctctctctgtctgtgtgcttttagtggggggggggggcaggtggggacatttaatattgagaggaaatttcaaagttctcagttacaaagtgtttttatggagagtgttaatgttgccatcattaagggtttgaataaccaggcaccgatatcctgcatggttttaAGGAGGAAtgagacacgcagccgtaatcggtgtttaccggaaccggaagtgactggtacttccggttagtcattaaaaaaaataagggcacatattaataatcgtgatttcgtttttgtccaaaataatcgtgattatgattttttccataatcgagcagccctaccaGGAGgggttctctgctcagacgctttcacaacagcaacacatttccagcttcaggtgaggggtggtacAGTGGGCAGAGCCAGGGTTTTTCACTTttagatatttattttctataagtttatttttcatttgtccATTGCGTGTGTGAATCCATTGgatgatctcctgctgtgctaTCTGCGAACTTTATATTAGGGGTCCAGGCGGGCAAAGTGTGCAGAAAATCTGGAGCTTCTCAATCGAgcatttcagaatcagaatcaggatcagaatgtatttattgccaagtaggtttacacctacctggaatttgttttgcgttcacacatacacctccACAGTGTAGTAAAGGTAATCGAATCTGCCCAGTGTTTGTTTTAACCTGACATTGATTTGTCTGTGCTTTTATCTGACAGTTTAGAAAATTTGGCAAATATTTAGCTTTTGTTTATTGATGCAATAAGGCTTCTTCAAATGTGGGGGCAAAATTACTTAAAGCCCTAACTAATTATCCCAACTGTCTCAGATTAATTCACTTGTGATAGCTGATCAATGCCCCCTCTGTTCTCAGGTGCAAGGAGGACATTTGCCATGGCGTTGGCAGCCTACTTGTCTATGTCAAGAGCCTGAAGGGGCTGGCGGCCATCAGAGACGCTGTGTGGGACCTCCTCTCCACTGAATCAATCAGTCAGCACTGGAGCACTGTGTGCCAGCGGCTTCTGGAGCGCCCCCTGGCTGTCTGGGAGGACTTCCTCCAACTGCTGTTCCTTCAGCGCCTGCAGGTTGGTGCTTGTCCAGGCTCATATTTCGGcccttttgttttattcagtcTTGCCACACTGACAGCCTGCCTGCTGTCGTGGTAAAAAAGGTAGATATTTAACCACTCCACTGATTCCTTCCTCTCATTTCTCAAGGCCATCACCAAAGAAGAAACTGAGGCCATCTCAACGAGTTCTGTCCAGCTCCTTACCTCAGCTGTGAGGGACCTGGAGGGCCAGACTACCCAAACCTCTGTGGGCACCAACCCAGGCTCTCTCCGCCGGGCACAGTATGAGGTAGACGTGGCATCCTTCCTGTGGTCAGAGTCTCCAGGAGACCTGCTGAGTGATGCAGGTTGGATCAATGTGACCCAGCGGGGGCAGCAGCATCAGAGGAGTGGCCTGGCCATGAAGACCCAGGCCCTGACACCTTGTGTACAGAACTTCTGCTCTTCAATGGATGCAAAGCTGAAGGCCAGGCTGGATGACCTCCAGCACTACCTGCCCTCCCAGGATACAGGTGGGTTCAGTTAAGACTATGCTGACGTGTGCCAGTCTGTTCAAGCCAGTGCAACGTTCACACAGGTGTATTTTCAGCCCTCACCCAGACTTAACATAATGCTGCATTTTGACAAAAAAGTTCCTGGAGCTTTTAGTCCCAGGAACCTTTTTCAAGGAGCTAAAAGGTTCCTGCAGATATTTGTTTGTCTGCGTTTCCACCTTGATAAAGACCAGAGAAGATGAGGGGTCATAATTTGTCAAATCATCCCACTTTTGGGACTACCACAAATGTTTGGTCACATGAGAAACAAATGGAACCAAATGTTTATGTGTTTGGGATCCTAATTAAGGGAGATTTGGAATAACAAAACTTGACCTGTTTGGGAGGACTCTGTGACTTTGACTTATTGCATCTCCCCCCTAAAGGAATGTTGGGTGACACTAGTTTGTTATGGTTACTTCTATCTGTACTAATACACATGTGGTTTAAAAAGAATGTAGCCTAATGATTTgggaaagtgaaaatgtttgttttagatAGTGAATGGTACTAAATAGTGCTTAATATTGATCTCATGCTTTGCAGTGTCTGACTCCATCTCAGTCCCTGTCTCATCCTCTGGACCTACTGAGGCCTCTTCAGCATCTTCATTTAACCGCTTCATGGACTCGCCGGCAGTGGAGGAGGCTTTACGTGAAGGCTCCCTGGCCTGTGTTCGCCACATCCTGTCCTCCATCCACTCTGAACTGGCTGCAGTCTCACCCGACCCCAGCCCCAGCCGCCTCAGTTCAGTCCTTTTCATGGCCAGGCTCTGCCAGTCCATGGGTGAGCTCTGCCCTAACCTGAAGCATTGCATTCTGGGGAAACAGAGCAGTGCCGAAACCATGGCCAAGGGGACCCCCAGGCAGGCCAAGAAGCTGGGCAGAGCCAGATCCGCCACAGAGGTCAGCCCCGCCCAGGCCAAGTGGGCAGGTCTGAAGGAAGAGCTTCTCAACTGCAGCATGGAAGCCTACCGCATCTGGAGCTCCGCCCTCGCCAAAGTCAGACACCGTCACAAACCAAGATGTATATCTGTGAAACTATATTTGCTGCATGGAACCTAGATGCTGATGTGTTGAGGAGCATATACATCTaatctgcagagagaaaagcagaataTAGTGTCAGAGGGGTCTTGAGCAGGAGAATTTAAGAATAGTTGATTCTTTTCAAACAGTTTATGTTCTGGTATGGTAATTAAATCCATCCTGCATGATCTGATCAGGGGTCAGCTCCAAGTTCAGATCTGTGAACACAGCTAAGACACATTCATATCATCgagatctgatcactcagaTATTCAGAGTGAATCTgggcaggggcggctcctggcataggcgaagtaggcggttgcctagggcgcaaaatgccgagagggcggcacaagggactgatttatcatgacgtgacacatgcaatataaaccaatacattcacatcacaacatcatcttctaaacccggggacgcaccggagatagaagcgccgcgaagcgccacgaaagctgtccgcttcctCTCCgtgcccatgttaaataattgggctgttcgcaccggcagcgccgcggccgctcgcgatctgcagcgatggtttcgggttctgttctatttttttcgctcgctgcgagcaaatcgggccggaaaacacattgaaaattaatatatttcaaacgatataagtgatatattatatatatgattaaatatacatccTATACTTTCgatttctccgctgttctcctggagtttaatttccctgtttattgccgccacatgataaaaatgtccccatcttCAATTATGTACTTAATCCCAGTGTTGGGAGTGTAACGcgttactgtaattccactacttttagcggtaacgagcatgtaacgaagtatttttttaaatcaagtaacgcagttacaattactgaaatttaaatgagtttgttactcgcgttactctcttttgtgaaaaatgaacacttgcagacaagaagacaaggttGGACGTCAGACAATGTTTTCACGGACCGGCCGTTAAGGTTCGGCTACGGAGCCTCACGACGGAGTCCCTCTGGTACGGCCTCTGGTGACAttggtagatttttttttttatttaacgaaATTAACGAATTGTTAACATGcggcctcaaattaattattgcgtgGTAAGTTACCAGCAAGACGGAGACGAACGGATCACAAAGCTCCATTACGCACACGATGCGCTTCTGTGCGCTTTGGAGAAGTTGTTTTgttatagaaaataaacattaattcgtgaataaaaaataattccaccgatgtcactacagatatgtcggaaatggcaacagagttgttagtgctgttgtggcgatctcagggcattctgccgtgactttaatccaggacaccggcagagttgttttctcaaacatacttttaaggccgccgtcatttgcgatctccagcagctgatcttcttcttaaacagacctgctggattcacctggtttgttgacgaatgggtccgacaaataccgtgctggtttgtgttcagcgaaaaagtgacgtgaccgagacaagcctcttgacatgcataaagcatgagtcataacgcagaggatccggtaatttttcaaaataaaaccgcttattttgaaaaattaccggatcctctgcggataatagataaaacagaaaacatgtaaaatgtttattctttctgtgcggcctggtaccaaatgacccacaaatgggcctgttgcccagttgattacaataaataggtctaaaaaatatgtttattgtgtttgactgttcagtactgttcatattcattacatttaaaaagcagacataaaagtaacttaaaagttactttccctagtcactaattacttttgatatacagtaactggtggggtaattcaattacttttaaaagaagtgactagtaactgtaactaattactaattttcagtaacttgccaaacactgcttaatccacacatttgtcagttgtgtccaaacagacagaaaca encodes:
- the cog1 gene encoding conserved oligomeric Golgi complex subunit 1 isoform X1, encoding MSEDPALNLRVSEIRHPAGLFERYNTEEIRRIERKVRGEIEQKKEELRQMVGERYRDLIDAADTIGEMRECSESVVRSVQDMHRYCHSLKQGNADVSSCRQESQKQWQWQEKFYTMASQIKLLLEIPERIWSAMEASQYLQATQLYLLCCHLHSLLQLETATAGHYSPVLARFPILVRQVATTGHFRSTILLDSRSLLRGRVVSDQAIAEALVSTMLLEDSSPRQALADFLLARKASIHQLLNQPQHGAGIKAQVCSLVELLVTTLFQAYAVFYLPPEGNPRPGEGALSCGMLFSILENVTSGSPAAKVRKVLQEETSTGSWFKYLPPSITDFQPALRTLAQPIQREQLRDTLQQWINTCKEDICHGVGSLLVYVKSLKGLAAIRDAVWDLLSTESISQHWSTVCQRLLERPLAVWEDFLQLLFLQRLQAITKEETEAISTSSVQLLTSAVRDLEGQTTQTSVGTNPGSLRRAQYEVDVASFLWSESPGDLLSDAGWINVTQRGQQHQRSGLAMKTQALTPCVQNFCSSMDAKLKARLDDLQHYLPSQDTVSDSISVPVSSSGPTEASSASSFNRFMDSPAVEEALREGSLACVRHILSSIHSELAAVSPDPSPSRLSSVLFMARLCQSMGELCPNLKHCILGKQSSAETMAKGTPRQAKKLGRARSATEVSPAQAKWAGLKEELLNCSMEAYRIWSSALAKVLLGKFGTVLHAQSAGAILTTATNWEDLEIQEEAESGNSVTSKIRLPVQPSWFVQSLLFQLCVEVNRVGGHALPRATLQGLLQACLTEVLGHYHSLSQQARTKEGVLPMTQNRALQLLFDLHYLNTTLGSRLEEGKSSRSQQDPRFQEACDWLESFIDPFDLDVFTPPLNANLNRLSQRTSVLLGLLTGLEKQFSSRSSSLSSQEPYNILPLASSQIRFGLLPLSMSNVRKSMFVSRNSDAPKKLAPPSSTADSNDSFRPGSLFRQLADQDEDTAAPSLFKLSWLSGMAK
- the cog1 gene encoding conserved oligomeric Golgi complex subunit 1 isoform X2; this translates as MSEDPALNLRVSEIRHPAGLFERYNTEEIRRIERKVRGEIEQKKEELRQMVGERYRDLIDAADTIGEMRECSESVVRSVQDMHRYCHSLKQGNADVSSCRQESQKQWQWQEKFYTMASQIKLLLEIPERIWSAMEASQYLQATQLYLLCCHLHSLLQLETATAGHYSPVLARFPILVRQVATTGHFRSTILLDSRSLLRGRVVSDQAIAEALVSTMLLEDSSPRQALADFLLARKASIHQLLNQPQHGAGIKAQVCSLVELLVTTLFQAYAVFYLPPEGNPRPGEGALSCGMLFSILENVTSGSPAAKVRKVLQEETSTGSWFKYLPPSITDFQPALRTLAQPIQREQLRDTLQQWINTCKEDICHGVGSLLVYVKSLKGLAAIRDAVWDLLSTESISQHWSTVCQRLLERPLAVWEDFLQLLFLQRLQAITKEETEAISTSSVQLLTSAVRDLEGQTTQTSVGTNPGSLRRAQYEVDVASFLWSESPGDLLSDAGWINVTQRGQQHQRSGLAMKTQALTPCVQNFCSSMDAKLKARLDDLQHYLPSQDTVSDSISVPVSSSGPTEASSASSFNRFMDSPAVEEALREGSLACVRHILSSIHSELAAVSPDPSPSRLSSVLFMARLCQSMGELCPNLKHCILGKQSSAETMAKGTPRQAKKLGRARSATEVSPAQAKWAGLKEELLNCSMEAYRIWSSALAKVLLGKFGTVLHAQSAGAILTTATNWEDLEIQEEAESGNSVTSKIRLPVQPSWFVQSLLFQLCVEVNRVGGHALPRATLQGLLQACLTEVLGHYHSLSQQARTKEGVLPMTQNRALQLLFDLHYLNTTLGSRLEEGKSSRSQQDPRFQEACDWLESFIDPFDLDVFTPPLNANLNRLSQRTSVLLGLLTGLEKQFSSRSSSLSSQEPYNILPLASSQIRFGLLPLSMSNVRKSMFVSRNSDAPKKLHF